From Syngnathoides biaculeatus isolate LvHL_M chromosome 12, ASM1980259v1, whole genome shotgun sequence:
TAACATTCAGGTCAGCTAAGTGTTGGCATGACGCTGGGGGATCAGCGTGCAGGGACAAGCGCGGTGGACTCATAAACCCAAGaacacgggttcgatcctggtcaGTACCTTTTGGACAGCCTGAACCATCACAGTCACGTGTCATTCTATTTAATATTAACGTCAATATTCCGGCGACTACGGGTGGAAACTAGCCAACAGCTAAAATCCGGCATAATGACGCGCAGCTGTTCGTGAATGTGAAGTGTCCCTTCGAAATATAGTAAACAACTCGCATGAAGTATTCACACACGgcacatttttcagatttttgtgtgcttaaaagtcttacatttATGTATCATTCCCATGGTTGTAAGataacaaaatgtgaaaagctTCAAGGgctcatgtcatgtcattatctaagccgcttatcctctcaagggtggcgggaaagccggagcctatcccagctagctttgggcgaaaggcggactgcacaatgaactggtcgccggtcagtcacagggcagatatcaacaccatcactgagcgggaatcgatcccacgccgcccgcactaaaggcaggtgtgtgtaccactacaccatctgtGACCCGGTTCaaggggtgtgaatactttttcaaggcACTGCAAGTACAAATTGTGCCCAGCTGGAAGTTTTGCTGTGTGcttcaataaaatgacaaatctttcacacatttttttagttGGAGATCGCCTCGAGGTGCGTGAGGCGCATTTGTCTGATTCCGTCAATTCCATTTGTGACGCTCGGTCCGTAGACGCGCTTGAATTTGGAGTCGGTCAGCCCACCCTGGCACTTCCCCGGTTCCCTCTTAAAAAGATGGCTGCTTTCATTCTTTTTACCTGTACTTGGGATGAGTGATGGCGTAGATGATGGGGTTGTGGATGGCGGAGGCCTTGGCGATGACAGCGGGCACCGAGTTCATGTAGGGCGTCAACATGTCGGCGTAcctacgcaaaaaaaaaaaaaaaaaaaatgataatcgcACACCGGCCGCTCGCCGCCGAGTAAGCCGTTGGGCGtgttggctttttctttttacccgGCGAAGGCGGTGAGCGCCACGGCCGAATACGGCGACCAGGAGACCACGTAGAGCAGGATGACGATCAGAGCGATCTTGGCCATCTTCCACTCGTTCTGCAGCCGGTGGAACGTCTTGACCGAGTCGCGGGACGACACGTGGGCGTGGACCCCGCTGCCGCTCATCTTGCCCACCGCCCTGGATGCAAAAGTGTGCCGCCGCAGAAGAAACGGACGCGTTCTTTCAATGCAACCACTTGTGATCAATatcaacttccatccatccatccatccatccattttcacagtcgcttatcctcacaaggttcacgtgagtgcctgagcctatcccagctaactccggGCTGTCACATGCCAGCGGTGCGGAGTTGGACCAAAACGCAGGACTctcaggcaaaggcataatgttcagtgggttttattcttaactaaAGAGATGCGCAATTACACAGTCCGGGAAAGCAGGAtgcaaaaaaaacgagaaacaggGTTCGATGACTGTGACGTTAAGTAGCGGAGTAACCCGGGACGCGGTGACGCATAcccactaacacaaagcaacgaactggcaaatgcccatAAATGAAGGAAATGCTGCTGACTTGTTGGTGCGGCGAACGGCTCTGAAGATGGAGACGTAGCAGCAGACGATGACGAGCAGCGGCACCAAGAAGAcgaagagcagcagcagcatggtGTAGGCGCGCACCCACGGCGTGAACGTCACGTAGTCCCACGTGCACGACGTCAGCAGGCCCTCGGGGACGTACGCGCCTGGCGCAAGCACACGGCGGCGGCCGCGTCACGCACGTAAAATACATGTTTCTCATTTCTCACTTTTGGCGTTTTGTCAATTACTggaatttccggactataagccgcgatttttgtcacgcgctttcaaccctgcggtttatgcaacGGTGCGGCTAATTTACGCATTTTATTTTCACGGCCGccagggggcgctcgagcagaaaaggtaaaaatgagacgggtggaatatatgtgccgaggaagacgcaagttttaacttgaaagcatgaataaaattagcgtGAACAGATCCTCATCGTGGAAAATGTAAGAAGAAATGAATATGACGCAgcttttcaagttaaaagcaatcgagctggcggATAAAGacggaaacagagctgctgcgtGTAAACTTAGCACAAATGAATCGACGGTGAGACGccggaaacggcagcgggaagaactggagcaatgtaaaaaggtaataaaagcaggtggcctgccgcgtctcagtgacttttaccggtatgtatttttttaacctgtcttgttcgcgctgtgctagcgtgttgctgctgtggcattgccgtgtctcagtgacttgtaccgatatgcatttttttaactggtcctgttagcgctgtgctagcgtgttgctgctgtggcattgccgtgtctcagtgacttttacagatatgtatttttttaactggtcctgttagcgctgtgctagcgtgttgctgctgtgatattgccgcgtctcagtgacttttaccggtatgtttttttttaactggccctgttagcgccgtgctagcgtgttgctgctgtgatattcccgcgtctcagtgacttgtaccgatatgcatttttttaactggtcctgttagcgctgtgctagcgtgttgctgctgtggtattcccgcgtctcagtgacttttaccggtatgttttcttaCCCAGCCGTTAGTGCTGCGTTACTACCGTattgctgccgtgttactgccgcgtcacaagcactttttggaaagaaaagctaataaatattattataactctttctgtgtacggtcttttttttgtaaatatctcatgcttcaatgtgggcacatgcggcttatacacaggtgcggcttatgtatgtacaaaatgggttttcttttaaaaatgtactcggtgaggcttataatcaggtgcggcttatagtccagaattTACGGTATGCTAAATTCTaccaattttatatattttatttaacgtattttttgtgtgtgtgtattttggttcattttgtcattttggtcaATTTTGTCCAATTTTATTGTAGTTCTTGTGAATTTTGGGCAGTTTTGTCCATTGTATGCGAACCAAGTAAAACGCTGTCGTGCGTGCACTCACTCCATCCAAAGAAGGGCGGCAGGCTCCACCCCAGCGAGTACGTCCACGCGGCGGCCAGGACCACGAGGGCCCGTTTCCGCGACAGCACGCCGATGGAGGTCAGGGGTCGCGTGATGACGAAGTAGCGGTCCACGGCGATCACCGTCAGCGTGACCATGGAGCAGATCCCGAACAGGGCGCCGCAGAAGGCGTAGAGCTCGCACGCTGCGCACATCGAGACGGCGCAATCAAAACAACCTccaaaatgtcaccaaacaTGGCCGCCGCTTTGCTAGCTGTTGTCTTTAGCAACAAGCGCAGTCACGCATTTATGTACACTTTTGTCCAATTTTGGAGATTTTGCACAATTTGTCCTTATTTATTTGGCACATCTGCtaatttttcccccattttatgaattttgtacattttgtaattatttttttttaattatctgattttgtcaatataaaaaaaaatctaagcttTTTATTTTGGTCAATTCGGATGCACGagttaggcttagatggaaaaagatgagacgctctggcgaccccaaacgggacaagccgaaagaaaaagaaggtctATTTTTGTCAATTGTCCTTTTCGTGCATATCGTCAATGTAGTCATTTTTACcaatttttccatattttttacattttggacaGTTTCGCTCAGTCAGTGAATTCTGGCACGCGTTTCAAGAAGATCGGCGAGCGACAAAAACACGGAAAAGGTCCAGAGTGACGGAAATCTTAGCGCAGCGTTTGCAAGCGCAAATGTTTCGTGGCAAACTGGAAACGTATCAAAACAAATTCCGGATCgaaaattgttttggtttttttttggacgcaCACGGGGGCGCGCGCTCCCTACCTTTCTCCCCGAAGATCCAGCGCTTGTGCATGCTGCTGACGAAGAAGACGGGCGCCTGCGTCACGCACATCAGCAGGTCCGTCACCGCCAAGTTGATGATGAACATGTTGGCGGGGGTGCGCAGGCTGCGGCTCCTGAACGCGGGCGCGCAAAAACGGCGGCTCGTTCAGAACATGCTGAAATAATCACGTCGCTAATTAAGACGGCAAAATCGTAAAGGTCAAAcactctaaaatagatattgtaatgaaagttacatataatattattcagaGCGCGTCATACGTGCGCAtgtgtgacgtcacccggacattcgccaagtgaagtgaccgaggGCAACGtttcgagacatatttagacgatatgcggatcacggccaaaccacctccccgcccgatccacctccacggcggagatgagccaccgtgctcggcgccgcgacgagccaccccggcccgagccaccccggcccgagccgtgtcgacaaggccggcggcgatCCGCAAAGCCGActtggccttgtcgacaaggccggtggcgatccgtCCTTCAGCGTccgctgcacggaagccttccaatgcggacatcgacacatttagcacccctgatttacggattacatCCCCGGCCCCCCaaacgaagctctcgtcctttccacccgtgcaatccatttatcatgacgaaccgggtcttttggaaaagtatgaagagacaatccatcctcacaagtgttcgAGCGATATccggcaatacaacgagccggcattttggctaacacgaagggacAACGAGCTACATTCCAGCATTTAAAACTAGcataaacatacgagaccgcctgagtgcgctactgccccgtacatcacttcctgcttcctgtcgaaaacaaatccgtcgagaggattttcatggcggaagttacaaaaagccatgtacgtcaaaataaggttttgtggtgaaaaaacggatgggtccataccggctgccgtttttttttttttttttttccattaataacatactaaaaatcatgcatttcatgacagtggacctttaaagagtGACAAAATGGAACCCAGCCATCCATATTTGTAGCGTCGAGGCAAGCTAGCGCCTGCCTCACCCTCCCCAGCCAATTGAAGAGCAttaaaaaagcattcaaatctcgaacctcagcactgtgagccGCGCGCGCTGACCACTTGGCCGATATATACCGCCGGTGTCGCACACGACCCAAATCAATTTGGCTAATCTAGCTGGTGGCTAATTGGACACTTTGGCctttctgattggctgacgGTGTCCCGCACAAATGCACCATGGTAGTTGTAAACGTTAGTTCACGCTACAAGTACGTTTTTCTTTATGTTTGACTGTTGTCACGGCAATAAGTCCTAAGCCGAAAGTAGGACGTAAAATGAATGATGTCATCGTGTGGAAAATATGTataagaaaataatatatataccaAATATGGTCACGCGCCCACCTGCTGAAAGCGTAGATGACCAGGAAGTTGCCGAGCATTCCGGTGATGCCGATGGCGAGGATGACGGAGCCGATGGTGTAGTGGGCGTGGTCGGGGACGTCCACCGTCGGGAACGGGTGGGGGGCTCGGGCCGACATCGCCGCCTGCAGGACGAGAGGAGAATTACACGCGAATTGGACAGCGAGGAGCGCTTTTGATCGATTGATAGAAATTTGGTAGACATATCAATCATGAGGCGacccaccaaaaaaataaacaggaagTCGTCCATCTTGGTTGTAAGTGACCATTGAGGTGCAAAGTATGGTCACGCATTTTGAAGATTCAGCCCCCAGAGCGAATTGCACTTAGGAAAATGAAATTTGGTGGACCCGTTGATCGCGACTTGATccgcaaaaaaatctcaagaattCATGCCGGAAAAGACACAGCAAGTCTGCCATCTTGGTTTGAAGCTGCCGTCTTTTTGCCGATTCCCAATGGAACACAGGAATATTAGCTTTCACTTAGCAGCATGAAATTTGGTTGTCATGCCCATTAATGAACAGACAAAACCTAAAAACTCTCAAGAAGCCGTGACCACAAAACCACACAGGTGTCATGGTCCTGGCGGTCCGGCCCTGTCTGTGCGGGTGGCacgcctgcgcctcatcctggctgattggccccggtgtatataggaccatggggacatctggtccggcgccagatcgtcgcaactcatgccccgttcctgcgctcccgtatctctgatcggcaatccgtgtgtaccgaccaccgcccgttctccgaccgaccccgtaagcccgactcccttgatactcctgcctgctttgatcgttctcccgtgtaccgactcctgcctgcccgctgacgtgctctccacgcccgacgtcccgactaccgccgccgcacctgactgcctgcccgatccccgaccttggaataataaaagtttttttcccgGATTACACCTGCGTCTcctgactcctgcatttgggtcctacctccgttccgatggatCTTGACGGCGGGAAGTCGACCATTTTGAAAGATTCTGCGTCAAAAGTGAAATTCACTCACGGCGTGTCCGTCATGAACAGATCGGGCCCGGAAgtacacaggaagtctgccattttgggctCTAAAGACTGACCGGTTGTCCAGCTCTCGGATTGGGTGCGCGGTACATTCAAAACGTACAATGAGTATTTGCCACGTTCAGAGTATAAAAAGTTATTAGTGAGGCATTGCCTTGCAAGCCGGCAGCTACTTCCGCGTAGTTGCCTGTAAATGAAGCGCCAATCCTTGATGTAATCACATTAACATTCCGCACGGCGAGAAGCCTTCACGTTAGCGCGTCTGGCTAATCAGCGGCGAACAGCCTTAATTCCTCCCGAGAGACGAATGATGAATCTCTCGTCGCGGCTCTAATTAAGCCGCCCGCCTGCCGTCTCCATGTCAACGGCGCCGAGCGAAGATGGAGGTCAGGCAGAGGAGAAGTTCCCTCTGAATTCCAAGCCGGCCGGCGGGAATAAAAGTGGCCGTTTCCCAGAATTCCCGCTTGGGTGAAAGCTGAGCTGAGGGAGCGCAGTGAAGTTTTCAGATAAGAActtttctcaaaacaaagttGCGACCTAGAGTGTCCGCTCCTTGCCTGCTTGCCGGCACAAAAAACTCAACCAAAGCAAGCCCCAAAACCTCACCAAGTAGTTCTGACGGGAAACTTGTCCGTCCTCTATCGTAACAGGACGCACAACACACGCGATTTGGAACAGGAAGTGGTCCATTGCGtggtccgcctgtgtggagtttgcatgttgtccctgtgcctgcgtggggacaccctgaactggttgccagccaaaaatcttcaaccagctcatcatatttccatccatccattttctttgctgcttatcctcacgaggatcgcagggagtgctagagcctatcccagctgtgaacgggcaggaggcggggtacaccctgaactggttgccagtcaaaaatctttaaccggCTCATcatgtttccatccatccatccatccattttctttgccgctt
This genomic window contains:
- the opn4a gene encoding melanopsin-A isoform X2; translation: MVDFPPSRSIGTEAAMSARAPHPFPTVDVPDHAHYTIGSVILAIGITGMLGNFLVIYAFSRSRSLRTPANMFIINLAVTDLLMCVTQAPVFFVSSMHKRWIFGEKACELYAFCGALFGICSMVTLTVIAVDRYFVITRPLTSIGVLSRKRALVVLAAAWTYSLGWSLPPFFGWSAYVPEGLLTSCTWDYVTFTPWVRAYTMLLLLFVFLVPLLVIVCCYVSIFRAVRRTNKAVGKMSGSGVHAHVSSRDSVKTFHRLQNEWKMAKIALIVILLYVVSWSPYSAVALTAFAGYADMLTPYMNSVPAVIAKASAIHNPIIYAITHPKYRVALAKYIPCLGAILRVRPADLRSAGGSFASTRRSTVTSQTSDVSAHFRRQSKSRLSSVSDSESGLTDTEADLPSLSSRPASRQVSSDIGRDTAEYPEFKPSSSFKGKMKNHDSGIFERTSFDTDISMIGVSERGIADLADAHASRSALGRIPSIVVTSESSPFLPIGRCASRSAPGKATYSVTGAGFGLNM
- the opn4a gene encoding melanopsin-A isoform X1; the encoded protein is MSATRQHAFISRNSTGSHAWAAAATLTGGSGSGSGSPLDAHRRPSELLAAARASPTAAMSARAPHPFPTVDVPDHAHYTIGSVILAIGITGMLGNFLVIYAFSRSRSLRTPANMFIINLAVTDLLMCVTQAPVFFVSSMHKRWIFGEKACELYAFCGALFGICSMVTLTVIAVDRYFVITRPLTSIGVLSRKRALVVLAAAWTYSLGWSLPPFFGWSAYVPEGLLTSCTWDYVTFTPWVRAYTMLLLLFVFLVPLLVIVCCYVSIFRAVRRTNKAVGKMSGSGVHAHVSSRDSVKTFHRLQNEWKMAKIALIVILLYVVSWSPYSAVALTAFAGYADMLTPYMNSVPAVIAKASAIHNPIIYAITHPKYRVALAKYIPCLGAILRVRPADLRSAGGSFASTRRSTVTSQTSDVSAHFRRQSKSRLSSVSDSESGLTDTEADLPSLSSRPASRQVSSDIGRDTAEYPEFKPSSSFKGKMKNHDSGIFERTSFDTDISMIGVSERGIADLADAHASRSALGRIPSIVVTSESSPFLPIGRCASRSAPGKATYSVTGAGFGLNM
- the opn4a gene encoding melanopsin-A isoform X3 — encoded protein: MDDFLFIFLAAMSARAPHPFPTVDVPDHAHYTIGSVILAIGITGMLGNFLVIYAFSRSRSLRTPANMFIINLAVTDLLMCVTQAPVFFVSSMHKRWIFGEKACELYAFCGALFGICSMVTLTVIAVDRYFVITRPLTSIGVLSRKRALVVLAAAWTYSLGWSLPPFFGWSAYVPEGLLTSCTWDYVTFTPWVRAYTMLLLLFVFLVPLLVIVCCYVSIFRAVRRTNKAVGKMSGSGVHAHVSSRDSVKTFHRLQNEWKMAKIALIVILLYVVSWSPYSAVALTAFAGYADMLTPYMNSVPAVIAKASAIHNPIIYAITHPKYRVALAKYIPCLGAILRVRPADLRSAGGSFASTRRSTVTSQTSDVSAHFRRQSKSRLSSVSDSESGLTDTEADLPSLSSRPASRQVSSDIGRDTAEYPEFKPSSSFKGKMKNHDSGIFERTSFDTDISMIGVSERGIADLADAHASRSALGRIPSIVVTSESSPFLPIGRCASRSAPGKATYSVTGAGFGLNM